From a single Sphingobium lignivorans genomic region:
- a CDS encoding shikimate dehydrogenase family protein, with protein MSQQRPYAEVIGDPIAHSKSPTIHNFWLEALGIDAEYRKTHVRPDELAAYFLRRRADPDWLGCNITIPHKVAALEFVDDPGGVRERIGAINTVACETGGPLIGTNTDAGGFLQPLLARKWQGSSAILAGTGGAARAIGFALRSVGVSAITIVARDAAKGHALLEKLGMEGDVQDFAAPLPAADLLVNSSSLGMVGQPPYQPDLRALPDRAVVYDIVYAPLETPLLAAARARGLETVDGLEMLIGQAALAFDIFFDADAPRALDAELRERLLAPA; from the coding sequence ATGAGCCAGCAACGCCCTTATGCCGAAGTGATCGGCGATCCCATCGCGCACAGCAAGTCGCCGACCATCCATAATTTCTGGCTGGAGGCGCTCGGCATCGATGCCGAATATCGCAAGACGCATGTGCGGCCGGACGAGCTTGCTGCCTATTTCCTGCGCCGGCGCGCCGATCCGGACTGGCTGGGCTGCAACATCACCATTCCGCACAAGGTCGCGGCGCTGGAGTTCGTTGACGATCCGGGCGGTGTGCGCGAGCGGATCGGCGCGATCAACACCGTCGCCTGCGAGACGGGTGGGCCGCTGATCGGCACCAATACCGATGCCGGCGGCTTCCTCCAGCCGCTGCTGGCGCGCAAATGGCAGGGCAGCAGCGCAATCCTTGCCGGCACGGGCGGCGCAGCGCGCGCCATCGGCTTCGCGCTGCGTTCGGTGGGCGTGAGCGCGATCACCATCGTCGCGCGCGATGCCGCAAAGGGCCATGCCCTGCTGGAAAAGCTCGGCATGGAAGGCGATGTGCAGGATTTCGCGGCCCCGCTGCCCGCTGCGGATCTGCTGGTCAATTCCTCCTCGCTCGGCATGGTCGGCCAGCCGCCCTATCAGCCCGATCTGCGCGCCTTGCCGGACCGGGCGGTCGTCTATGACATCGTATATGCGCCGCTTGAGACGCCCCTGCTCGCTGCTGCCCGCGCGCGCGGGCTCGAGACGGTGGACGGGCTGGAAATGCTCATCGGCCAGGCGGCGCTTGCCTTCGACATCTTCTTCGATGCCGATGCCCCGCGCGCGCTCGATGCGGAGCTGCGCGAACGCCTGCTCGCGCCCGCCTGA
- the coaE gene encoding dephospho-CoA kinase (Dephospho-CoA kinase (CoaE) performs the final step in coenzyme A biosynthesis.): MPHRPFRLGLTGSIGMGKSAVAGMMHAMGVPVFDADAQVHQLQGPGGALIGAIEARFPGTTGPGGVDRQALGTRVIGQPDEMAALEAIVHPAVRAARSDFLARHRAYPIVLLDIPLLFETRAERGLDMVAVVSAPFFLQRRRVMARPGMTEARFRRIRASQMPDHVKRARADVVIETGCPKWRTRAQVRGLIACLRRSLVR; the protein is encoded by the coding sequence ATGCCCCATCGCCCTTTCAGGCTCGGCCTCACCGGATCGATCGGCATGGGCAAGTCCGCCGTGGCCGGCATGATGCACGCCATGGGCGTGCCGGTGTTCGATGCCGATGCGCAGGTGCACCAGCTGCAAGGCCCGGGCGGCGCGCTGATCGGCGCCATCGAGGCGCGCTTTCCCGGCACCACCGGCCCGGGCGGCGTCGACCGGCAGGCGCTGGGCACGCGGGTCATTGGCCAGCCGGACGAAATGGCGGCGCTGGAAGCCATCGTGCATCCGGCCGTGCGGGCGGCCCGAAGCGATTTCCTGGCCCGGCATCGCGCTTATCCGATCGTGCTGCTCGACATTCCCCTGCTGTTCGAGACGCGGGCCGAGCGCGGGCTGGACATGGTCGCGGTCGTCTCCGCGCCTTTCTTCCTCCAGCGCCGCCGGGTCATGGCGCGGCCGGGAATGACGGAGGCGCGCTTCCGCCGGATCCGCGCCAGCCAGATGCCCGATCACGTCAAGCGCGCGCGCGCCGATGTGGTGATCGAGACGGGCTGTCCCAAATGGCGGACAAGAGCGCAGGTGCGGGGCCTGATTGCTTGCCTTCGCCGGTCGCTGGTCCGATAA
- the dnaQ gene encoding DNA polymerase III subunit epsilon: MREIVFDTETTGLDPLTGDRLVEIGCVELVNRIPTGATYHCYFNPERAMPSAAEAVHGLSDRFLADKPRFAEKAAELLDFLGDDKLVAHNARFDFGFLNAELERCRLPLVDLERMIDSLTIARTLHPGAKHSLDALCSRYGIDRSHRVKHGALLDAELLAQLYIELTGGRQIGLGLVAEAQIVVGTSAAVLRPAMAGRAPRPPRPFFPSEAELARHAAFLDKLDNPIWRDGVA, encoded by the coding sequence ATGCGCGAAATCGTCTTTGATACCGAAACCACTGGCCTTGATCCGCTGACCGGGGATCGGCTCGTCGAGATCGGCTGTGTGGAGCTGGTCAATCGCATTCCCACCGGCGCGACTTATCATTGCTATTTCAATCCGGAGCGCGCCATGCCCTCGGCGGCCGAGGCCGTGCATGGCCTGTCGGACCGGTTCCTGGCGGACAAGCCGCGCTTTGCGGAGAAGGCCGCCGAGCTGCTGGACTTTCTGGGCGACGACAAGCTGGTCGCGCACAATGCCCGGTTCGATTTCGGCTTCCTCAATGCGGAGCTGGAACGCTGCCGGCTACCGCTCGTTGATCTCGAGCGCATGATCGACAGCCTGACCATCGCCCGCACGCTCCATCCCGGGGCCAAGCACAGCCTCGATGCGCTGTGCTCGCGCTACGGCATCGATCGCAGCCACCGCGTCAAGCATGGCGCCTTGCTGGACGCCGAGCTGCTTGCGCAACTCTATATCGAACTGACCGGTGGACGGCAGATCGGCCTTGGCCTGGTGGCGGAGGCGCAGATCGTGGTCGGCACGAGCGCGGCCGTTCTGCGTCCCGCCATGGCTGGCCGCGCGCCGCGTCCGCCCCGCCCCTTTTTCCCCAGCGAAGCGGAACTGGCGCGCCATGCGGCCTTTCTCGACAAGCTGGACAATCCCATCTGGCGGGATGGCGTGGCCTAG
- the hpf gene encoding ribosome hibernation-promoting factor, HPF/YfiA family produces MDIRVSGHQVDTGEALQEHVSTRLKAIADKYFSRTISASVTFSHAPHGAFRCDIVCHVMSGLILKGAGEAHDAHHCFDQAAERIDKQLRRYMRRLKDRHEQTAAAEAQRDATDTIDDASYVVFQSSGEDDADEIADAPVVIAEMRVDIPRASVSDAVMMLDLRNTNALLFVNSGTAAFNMVYRRNDGTIGWVEPPK; encoded by the coding sequence ATGGACATCCGCGTATCGGGTCACCAGGTCGACACCGGTGAAGCCCTGCAGGAGCATGTCTCCACGCGCTTGAAGGCCATTGCAGACAAATATTTCTCGCGCACCATTTCCGCGAGCGTGACGTTCAGCCACGCCCCGCATGGTGCCTTCCGCTGCGATATCGTCTGTCATGTCATGTCCGGACTCATCCTGAAGGGCGCCGGTGAGGCGCATGACGCGCACCACTGCTTCGACCAGGCCGCCGAACGCATCGACAAGCAGCTGCGCCGCTACATGCGCCGCCTCAAGGACCGGCATGAGCAGACCGCCGCTGCCGAGGCGCAGCGCGACGCGACGGATACCATCGATGATGCGAGCTATGTCGTCTTCCAGTCGAGCGGAGAAGACGATGCGGACGAGATCGCCGACGCGCCGGTGGTGATTGCCGAGATGCGGGTGGATATCCCCCGGGCAAGCGTGTCGGACGCGGTGATGATGCTCGATCTGCGCAACACCAACGCGCTGCTCTTCGTGAACAGCGGCACCGCTGCGTTCAACATGGTCTACCGCCGCAATGACGGGACGATCGGCTGGGTCGAACCCCCCAAGTGA
- a CDS encoding PTS sugar transporter subunit IIA, producing the protein MDNFSDLLAADAVSSAVTLPNKKQLFQKLGQLAADAYGLDATEVIERITERERLGSTGFGGGIAIPHAKLDHLDKVHGVVVLLAEPIAFDAIDEAPVDVVFMLLSPADSGAEHLKTLARVSRLLRNERHLARIRGVRSDAALYALLAGGETRDAA; encoded by the coding sequence ATGGATAATTTCAGCGACTTGCTGGCAGCGGACGCTGTTTCGTCTGCGGTCACGCTTCCCAACAAGAAGCAGCTTTTCCAGAAGCTCGGGCAGCTTGCGGCCGACGCCTACGGCCTCGACGCCACCGAAGTGATCGAGCGCATCACCGAGCGCGAGCGGCTGGGTTCCACCGGTTTCGGCGGCGGCATTGCCATCCCCCATGCCAAGCTCGATCATCTGGACAAGGTGCATGGCGTCGTCGTCCTGCTCGCCGAGCCCATCGCATTCGATGCGATCGACGAGGCGCCCGTGGATGTCGTGTTCATGCTGCTCTCCCCGGCGGACAGCGGCGCGGAGCATCTCAAGACCCTGGCGCGCGTCTCGCGCCTGCTGCGCAACGAGCGCCACCTTGCCCGTATTCGCGGCGTGCGCTCGGATGCCGCGCTATATGCCCTGCTCGCCGGCGGCGAGACGCGTGACGCTGCCTGA
- a CDS encoding PaaI family thioesterase yields the protein MPCSPAARRVTLPEGMAPSGEAAHFRALERLYASARINQLFPSRLSVTAPGEARIAFDVNESYFHAGGATHGTVYFKMLDDAAFYAANSLVSDRFLLTTAFNLFFTRPLRAGPVVAEGRWLSGKRRVYVAEARLIDSEGEEVGRGTGTFMRSTIALASLPGYAEAP from the coding sequence ATGCCCTGCTCGCCGGCGGCGAGACGCGTGACGCTGCCTGAGGGCATGGCGCCCTCCGGCGAGGCCGCCCATTTTCGTGCGCTTGAGCGGCTATATGCCTCGGCGCGGATCAACCAGCTCTTTCCCTCCCGACTCTCGGTCACTGCGCCAGGGGAAGCGCGCATCGCCTTTGATGTGAACGAGAGTTATTTCCATGCCGGTGGCGCTACCCATGGCACGGTCTATTTCAAGATGCTCGATGACGCGGCCTTCTATGCCGCGAACAGTCTGGTGAGCGATCGTTTCCTGCTCACCACGGCCTTCAACCTGTTCTTCACGCGCCCGCTCCGCGCCGGTCCGGTCGTGGCGGAGGGACGCTGGCTGAGCGGAAAGCGGCGCGTCTATGTCGCCGAGGCGCGGCTGATCGACAGCGAGGGCGAGGAAGTCGGTCGCGGCACCGGCACCTTCATGCGCTCCACCATCGCGCTCGCCAGCCTGCCCGGCTATGCCGAAGCGCCATGA
- a CDS encoding DUF1491 family protein — protein MSSRPTTQFLVGALVRAVEAQGGMAAVLHKGEPESGSIVVQLVEKGRNHGFYERVTALSGAVELTPCGPRNMDQPFEMMEYIERRVRSDPDIWFVELDVAEGEQLAAAILCAA, from the coding sequence ATGAGCAGCCGGCCGACGACGCAGTTCCTGGTCGGTGCGCTCGTGCGCGCCGTGGAAGCGCAGGGTGGCATGGCCGCGGTGCTTCACAAGGGCGAACCGGAGAGTGGCAGCATTGTCGTGCAGCTCGTTGAAAAGGGACGAAATCATGGCTTCTACGAGCGCGTGACGGCGCTGTCGGGCGCTGTGGAACTCACCCCCTGCGGGCCGCGAAATATGGATCAACCATTTGAAATGATGGAATATATCGAGAGGCGTGTGCGTTCGGACCCCGATATCTGGTTCGTGGAACTGGATGTCGCAGAGGGGGAACAGCTCGCCGCCGCGATCCTCTGCGCTGCTTGA
- a CDS encoding cell wall hydrolase — protein MPNTTVIAALTAFGLMSSTLALAEVTDTSPAVFEVPATVNAPAALPVPVEPDTSLSSDAGFSPLADPEQPDSLPELVAAVDERGALSEDEHCLATAIYYEARSESLSGQLAVANVVLQRAKSGRFPTSLCGVVTQPGQFSFVRSGRLPDAPETAPQWRTAKAIAEIAMEGSWENPVQGALFFHSTRVQPGWNRAKLTRIGGHVFYR, from the coding sequence ATGCCCAACACTACTGTCATCGCCGCATTGACGGCGTTTGGACTCATGTCGTCCACTCTCGCGCTGGCTGAAGTCACGGATACTTCGCCGGCCGTCTTCGAGGTTCCTGCTACTGTGAACGCGCCAGCCGCGCTTCCGGTTCCGGTTGAGCCCGATACGTCTCTTTCGTCCGATGCGGGCTTCTCGCCGCTCGCGGATCCCGAGCAGCCCGACAGCCTGCCGGAACTGGTCGCCGCCGTCGATGAGCGGGGCGCCCTGAGCGAAGACGAGCATTGCCTCGCGACCGCCATTTATTACGAAGCGCGCAGTGAGAGCCTGTCCGGCCAGCTTGCCGTCGCCAATGTCGTCCTGCAGCGCGCCAAGTCTGGCCGCTTCCCCACCAGCCTGTGCGGCGTGGTGACTCAGCCCGGCCAGTTCAGTTTCGTGCGCAGCGGTCGCCTGCCCGACGCGCCCGAGACGGCGCCCCAGTGGCGCACCGCCAAGGCCATCGCCGAGATCGCGATGGAAGGCAGCTGGGAAAATCCCGTGCAGGGCGCTCTCTTTTTCCACAGCACCCGGGTTCAGCCGGGCTGGAACCGGGCGAAGCTGACGCGCATCGGGGGCCATGTCTTCTACCGATAA
- a CDS encoding MmcB family DNA repair protein codes for MDFVSGPDLVLQTALLEGTAPAVTRGVLRLFARHDIFGVAEVPLPNGRRLDIMAVDARGSIIAVEIKCSRADLLGDGKWPDYFDYCDRYFWAVPAGFDLSLFEGEALWPGRTGLIVADQYDAEIVRAAPSEPLSPARRKAEVQRLARRAARRLAQLADPEGQILWGEGA; via the coding sequence ATGGATTTCGTTTCCGGCCCTGACCTTGTTCTCCAGACCGCATTGCTCGAGGGTACGGCCCCGGCAGTGACGCGCGGTGTCCTGCGCCTGTTCGCCCGGCATGATATTTTCGGCGTCGCGGAAGTGCCACTGCCCAACGGCCGGCGGCTCGACATCATGGCGGTGGACGCGCGCGGCAGCATCATCGCGGTGGAGATAAAGTGCAGCCGGGCGGATCTGCTCGGCGATGGCAAATGGCCGGATTATTTCGACTATTGCGACCGCTATTTCTGGGCGGTGCCGGCAGGGTTCGATCTCTCGCTGTTCGAGGGCGAGGCGCTCTGGCCGGGGCGCACCGGGCTCATCGTCGCGGATCAATATGATGCCGAGATCGTCCGGGCCGCGCCCAGCGAGCCGCTCAGCCCCGCGCGTCGCAAGGCGGAGGTCCAGCGCCTTGCCCGCCGCGCCGCCCGCCGCCTCGCGCAGCTGGCCGATCCCGAGGGGCAGATACTCTGGGGCGAAGGCGCCTGA